A window of Oikeobacillus pervagus contains these coding sequences:
- a CDS encoding PAS domain-containing sensor histidine kinase has product MANQAALNLLALDSEEQIIGTNVNQWILCNNFSVYKMDQPFPRHLNQTWFINSGEYVKMEVTLLPLPFDEEAQLTQVFIKESDQIKLQLDKYKLIADHTTDMVSILDLQGRIVYSSPTYDKVTGYSSTDHIGYSPFDFVHPEERDEIHTKFIELIQNQETTTVEFRYKKSEGDYIWLETYGIPVVDEGTVLNVIVVSRDVTVRREAEERLKRNEYKQRMILDHISDLISVVNSEGIYEYVSPSYKKILGYEPNSILGKSIYTCINSEDQQLMKETIEVLKKNKKSPPVRYRKMDVKGRIILLEGIGMPILNDKGEMDQFVIISRDMTEKVKAEQAKINEEKLFVLGELVAGIAHEVRNPLTTIKGFLQLITPHDDGEFLEYAKITMEEINRIEQVVSRFMILAKPFSEFRENINIKRLIEESIQLLKRQGILNKNRTKVIVEMDQPAYLACDPILIKEALVNILENAIEAEATKITISVKEENQQLKMIVTDNGLGVEEARLKTLGEPFYSNKERGIGLGLTISNRIITNHYGKMDFHSKVGEGTAVSIALPLKIEI; this is encoded by the coding sequence TTGGCTAATCAAGCTGCATTAAATCTTTTAGCATTAGATTCAGAGGAGCAGATTATTGGAACAAACGTGAATCAGTGGATTTTATGTAATAACTTCTCTGTCTACAAGATGGATCAACCCTTTCCTAGGCATTTAAATCAAACATGGTTCATCAATTCGGGTGAATATGTGAAAATGGAGGTGACATTGCTCCCACTACCTTTTGACGAAGAAGCACAATTAACCCAAGTATTTATTAAGGAAAGTGATCAAATTAAATTACAATTGGATAAATACAAATTGATAGCCGATCATACAACAGATATGGTGAGCATACTAGATTTGCAAGGGAGAATTGTCTATTCGTCTCCCACTTATGACAAGGTAACCGGTTATTCCTCCACAGACCATATTGGATATTCCCCTTTTGATTTTGTTCATCCTGAAGAGCGGGATGAAATTCACACCAAATTTATAGAATTAATACAGAATCAGGAAACAACTACTGTTGAATTTCGCTATAAGAAATCTGAAGGGGATTATATTTGGCTTGAGACCTATGGAATTCCTGTAGTAGATGAAGGAACCGTATTAAATGTAATTGTCGTTTCACGTGATGTAACAGTGAGAAGAGAGGCAGAAGAAAGGCTAAAAAGAAACGAATATAAACAAAGAATGATTTTGGATCATATAAGTGATCTCATTAGTGTTGTCAATTCAGAGGGAATATATGAATATGTGTCTCCATCGTATAAAAAAATATTAGGGTATGAACCGAACAGTATTCTCGGGAAAAGCATATACACTTGCATTAACTCAGAAGATCAACAACTCATGAAGGAGACGATCGAAGTTCTGAAAAAAAATAAGAAGTCTCCACCTGTTCGCTATAGAAAAATGGATGTGAAAGGACGAATTATTTTACTAGAAGGAATAGGAATGCCTATATTGAATGATAAGGGTGAAATGGATCAATTCGTTATTATTTCAAGAGATATGACAGAAAAGGTGAAAGCTGAACAAGCCAAGATTAATGAAGAAAAATTATTTGTATTAGGGGAATTAGTTGCAGGAATTGCTCATGAGGTGCGAAACCCCTTAACGACAATAAAGGGATTTCTCCAATTAATTACTCCCCATGATGATGGAGAATTTCTGGAATATGCCAAAATAACGATGGAAGAAATTAATCGAATTGAACAAGTCGTGAGTAGATTCATGATTTTGGCTAAACCATTTTCAGAGTTTAGGGAAAATATAAATATAAAACGATTAATTGAGGAATCTATTCAATTATTAAAACGTCAAGGCATTCTTAATAAAAATCGAACAAAGGTCATAGTTGAGATGGATCAACCCGCTTATCTTGCATGTGATCCTATTCTAATAAAAGAGGCGCTAGTGAATATTTTGGAGAATGCAATTGAAGCTGAAGCAACAAAGATTACGATTTCTGTGAAGGAAGAGAACCAACAGTTGAAAATGATTGTCACGGATAATGGTCTCGGTGTTGAAGAGGCGAGACTCAAAACATTAGGTGAACCTTTTTATAGTAATAAAGAACGAGGGATCGGTTTGGGGTTAACGATATCCAACCGAATTATTACAAACCACTATGGAAAAATGGATTTTCACAGCAAAGTAGGAGAAGGAACAGCTGTATCAATCGCTTTACCTTTGAAGATTGAAATATAA
- the pepT gene encoding peptidase T: MKNEIIERFTTYVKVDTQSNENSDTCPSTPGQLTLANMLVEELKSIGMKEVTIDENGYVMATLPANTEKVVPTIGFLAHVDTATDFTGKNVRPQIVENYDGKDIILNKDLNIVLSPKDFPELANYQGHTLVTTDGTTLLGADNKSGVTEIMTAMAYLIQHPEIKHGKVRVAFTPDEEIGRGPHKFDVEAFNAQYAYTVDGGPLGELEYESFNAAAAKITFKGKNVHPGTAKGKMIHSAKMAMEFHQQLPSKDAPEFTEGYEGFYHLLSFNGDVEETRLHYIIRDFDREKFNDRKATIKKIVAQLQEQYGEERIILEMNDQYYNMGEKIEPVKEIVDIAYEAMKNLNIEPKISPIRGGTDGSQLSYMGLPTPNIFTGGENFHGRFEYISVDNMIKATNVVVEIIKLTESKASSGK; this comes from the coding sequence ATGAAAAATGAAATCATTGAGAGATTTACGACCTATGTAAAAGTGGACACGCAATCAAATGAAAATAGCGATACATGTCCTTCCACTCCGGGTCAGTTAACCCTTGCCAATATGCTAGTAGAGGAGTTAAAGTCCATAGGGATGAAGGAAGTGACTATCGATGAAAATGGCTACGTTATGGCAACACTCCCTGCGAACACGGAAAAAGTGGTTCCAACCATCGGCTTTCTTGCTCATGTCGATACAGCTACAGACTTTACAGGGAAAAATGTCCGGCCACAAATCGTTGAAAACTACGATGGAAAAGACATTATATTAAATAAAGATTTAAATATTGTTTTATCACCGAAGGATTTTCCAGAACTCGCAAATTATCAAGGTCATACGCTGGTTACAACAGATGGAACCACTCTTCTTGGCGCTGACAACAAATCAGGGGTCACCGAAATTATGACAGCGATGGCCTATCTCATTCAACATCCAGAGATCAAGCATGGGAAAGTTCGCGTAGCATTCACACCAGATGAAGAAATTGGAAGAGGACCTCATAAATTTGATGTAGAAGCTTTTAATGCACAATATGCTTACACGGTCGACGGTGGACCATTAGGCGAATTAGAGTACGAAAGCTTTAATGCGGCGGCAGCGAAGATCACGTTCAAAGGGAAGAACGTCCATCCAGGTACAGCGAAAGGGAAAATGATCCATTCCGCTAAAATGGCCATGGAATTTCATCAACAACTTCCATCTAAGGATGCTCCTGAATTTACAGAAGGATATGAAGGCTTCTACCATCTTCTTTCATTCAATGGAGATGTAGAAGAGACTAGATTGCATTATATTATTCGAGACTTTGACCGTGAAAAATTCAATGACAGAAAGGCAACCATTAAAAAAATAGTTGCTCAGTTACAAGAACAATATGGAGAAGAACGAATCATTTTAGAGATGAACGATCAATATTACAATATGGGGGAAAAAATTGAACCCGTAAAGGAAATTGTCGATATTGCCTATGAAGCAATGAAAAATTTAAACATTGAACCGAAGATATCTCCTATTCGCGGTGGTACGGACGGTTCCCAGCTTTCTTATATGGGACTGCCGACACCGAATATTTTTACAGGTGGGGAAAACTTCCACGGTCGATTTGAATATATTTCTGTCGATAATATGATCAAGGCTACAAATGTCGTCGTTGAAATCATTAAACTAACAGAAAGTAAAGCAAGCAGCGGGAAATAA